DNA from Aliarcobacter skirrowii CCUG 10374:
AGTTTTTGTTACTGCTGATGGCGCTGAAACAGATTTAGACTTAGGAAATTATGAGAGATTTATTGATAGAACTTTAACAAAAATAAATAGTTTTACAACTGGTCAGGTTTATCAAAGTGTAATTAAAAGAGAGAGGGAAGGTGGATATCTTGGTAAAACTATTCAAGTTATTCCTCATGTTGTTGATGAGATAAAAAGTAGAATTTTTGCTGCTGCTGAAGGGAATGAGTTTTTAATTATTGAAATTGGTGGAACAGTTGGTGATATAGAGAGTCTTCCATTTTTAGAGGCAATTAGATCAATAAGACATGAACTTCCAAAAACAAATACAATGAATATTCATGTTAGTTTAGTTCCTTATATTAAAGCAGCTGGTGAGCTTAAAACAAAACCAACTCAACACTCAGTTCAAGAGTTAAGAAGAATTGGAATTACTCCTCATATGTTAGTTTGTAGAACAGAAAAAGAGTTACCAAAAGCCTTAAAAGATAAATTAGCACTATCTTGTGATATTGATAGAAATGCAGTTATTGAAGCTGGTGATGCTCAATCTATTTATCAAATGCCACTACATTTTATAAAAGATGGTATTTTAAACCCTCTTCAAGAGCATTTTAATATTAAAATTAAACCAAATATGGAAAAATGGGATACTTTAGTTAAAAATATTTTAGTTCCTCAAGATGAGGTTAATATTGCTTTAGTTGGTAAATATCTTGATTTAAAAGAGTCATACAAATCTTTAGTTGAGTCACTAATTCACGCTGGAGCTCACTTAAATACAAAAATAAATATTCATTGGTGTGATAGTGAAAGAATTGAAGATTTAGGTGTTTATGAAGTTATTGGAAATGTTGATGCAATTTTAGTTGCTGGTGGATTTGGAGCACGAGGTGTTGAAGGTAAATTAAAAGCTATTCAATATGCAAGAGAGAATAATATTGTATTTTTAGGAATTTGTCTTGGAATGCAACTATCAATTGTTGAGTTTGGAAGAAATGTTTTAGGACTTGAAGATGCAAACTCTGTTGAATTTGATGAGAACACAACAAATCCAATGATATATTTAATTGATGAGTTTATAGATCAAAGTGGACATAAACAATTAAGAACTAGCAAATCACCAATGGGTGGAACTATGAGATTAGGAGAGTATCCATTTACTCCACTAAAAGGCTCAAAATTACAAAAAGCTTATGGAGACAAAGATCAATATTTTGAAAGACATAGACATAGATATGAAGCAAATCCAAAATATAAAGAGGCTTTAGAGAAGGCTGGAATGATTGTAAGTGGAGAGTCAAATGGGCTTATTGAGGTGGTTGAACTAAGAGATCATCCTTGGTTTGTTGGAGTACAGTTCCATCCAGAGTTTACATCTCACTTAGAGACACCAAATCCAATTATTTTAGAGTTTGTAAAACAGGCTAATAAACCAAAATAATGTCGAAAATTACAAAGCAGAAGCTTTTTGAAATCTTAAATGCAAGACATTTGAATAATCCATATTCAAAGCTTGCATCAATACCATCTCCAAACAGTTTTAAAGATATAGATATTGCATCAAAACGAGTTAAAGAGGCTATAGAAAACAAGGAAAAAATAACTATAGTTGGTGACTATGATGTTGATGGAGTTGTATCAACTACAATTATGTTAGAGTTTTTTGACTTTATTGGTGTAAAAGTTGATTATATAATTCCAAATAGATTTGAACATGGATATGGCTTATCTCCTAAAATTGCAAATATGATAGATAGTGGCTTAGTAATTACAGTTGATAATGGAATAAGTGCTTATGAAGCATCTATCATTTTAAAAGATAAAAATATTGATTTAATCATAACAGATCACCACACTGTAGGAGATAAACTCCCAGTTGCTCTTGCAATTATTAATCCAAAACAAAAAGATTGCAATTTTGAGTTTAAAGAGATTTGTGGAGCTCAAGTAGCTTGGTATTTTTGTGCTGCAATAAAAAAGCAGATGAATTTAAATGTTGATATGTCAAGTTTTTTAGATCTTCTATCTTTGGCAATAATTGCAGATATTATGCCAATGACAACTCTTAATTATACAATGGTAAAACAGGGTTTAAAGAAGATGAAACTCTCTTCAAGAGAGGCTTTTAAACTATTAAATCAAAGCTTAGCAAAAGATATTTTGGCATCTGATGATGTTGGATTTATGATAGCACCAAAGATAAATAGTGCTGGAAGAATGGATGATGCATCTATTGCTTTAGAGTTTTTATTATCAAAATCACAAAATAGTGCTTATGAGAGTTTAGCTTTATTGGATGAGTTAAATAATTATAGAAAAGCACTACAAGAAGAGATTACTTTAAAAGCACAAAGTCAGATTAAAAATGAAGATAGAGCGATTGTTGTTTGGGGTGAAGATTGGCATGAAGGAGTAATAGGAATAGTTGCTTCAAAATTATCAAATAAATATAAAAAACCAGCCTTTATATTCTCAATAAAAGATAATCTTGCAAAAGGTAGTGCTAGAGCAAACTCTTCAATAAATCTTTATGATTTAATCTCAAATGCAAAAGATATTTTAAATGGTTTTGGTGGTCATAAAAATGCAGCTGGATTATCTTTGAATGCTTTAAAACTTGAAGAGTTTAAAGATATTATAAATAAGAGTTTAGATAACTTTGAAGATAATCTTCACGATGAGCTTGAAACTTTGGGTGAGTTAGATGTTCAAAGTGTTGATTTAGAGTTCTTAGATATTATTGAGAGTTTTGAACCATATGGTTTAGAGAATGAAAGACCTATATTTAAAGTTTCAAATGCAAATTTAATTAAATATGAACTAATTGGAAGAGATAAAAATCATTTAAAGTTGATTTTAAATAGTGATGGATATTTATTTGAAGCAATTAAATTTAACGAAAAGAGTTTAGATTTAAAAGAGAGTTTAGATTTGATTTTGTCAATATCAAAAAATGAGTTTAGAGGAGTTGTTAAACCTCAATTTCTAATTCAAGAGATACTATAAAACCAAAGGTCTCCTAGTATTCTCTCTTAAGAACTTCTCTTTTTCAAGCTCTTTTTGATTTTCTGGATTAAGAAATCCTTCAAGATTTAAAATCTCATCATCAATTTGAGTTCTCTCAAATGCACTACCTACAATATTTCCACTTCTAAGCTCTATTAATTTTATAAAAATATTTAAAGTTTTACTTGTAATTGAGTAAGAGCCAACAAGTGCATATCTTGAATCAACTTCATCTGATAATATCTTTTTATGCTCTCTTGTTAAAACATTCAGACCACTTTTACCAAACTCAAACTCTTTTGTAAGTTCAACTTCTCTAGTAATAATATTTTTTGAAGCTAATGTATCTTTTAACATATTTGATAATAAAAAACCAAGTTCTGAACGATTTTTTAAGTTATCAACATTTACAAAATCTGAAACTAAAACAACATCATCCAAATAGATATGTCTACTTAAATTTAAAGATGGTTTATCAACCATATTTGTAATCATTAAGTGAAAATTTGTAGCTTTTGTAATTGGGTTTTTGTATGAACAAGATACAAGAAAAAAAGAAAAAAAAGCTAGAGCTAAAATTAGCCCTAGCTTCTTTAAAAATAGTTGAGGCATCTTATCTCTTCTCATCAACTATTTTAATTGTTCTTAAAGGTGGACAATCACCAAATATAACACAATCATTTGCATAATTGTGATTATATGTAGCTCTTGCACTTGAGATTACTTTTCCAGTGATATTATCAATAATTCTTGCATTTAGAATTATCTTTCCAAGCTGTCTTGAGTATGTTCCAACAACAACATAGTTGCTAGGAATTTCACTTTTTAAATCTTTTCTCTCTCTTGATAGAAAATATTCACCCTTATCATTTACAGAAACTGCTAATTGTCCCCTAAACTCTGTAACACTAAAGCCTTTATTTGAAAGCTCATCAATCATACTCTCCCCTATAACTCTTCCAAACTCTGAAGTTTGTTTAAACTTATCAAGTTGTACAAAAGAAGTTACAATAATTGATTTGTTTGTATCAACTTTTCTATTAGTTACCATCTGAGTAGCCAAAGAAGCTATAGTTGCTTCAAGAGTGTTTTGCACTACAACTTTATTTTGTTTAAAGTTTGCAATGTTCATACCATCACTCATAGATTTAACTTTATCATACTCTGATTTAGTATCTTTATTTTTATGGCTACACCCTGCAAATACAGAAATAACTACCAAAAGAATTGAAAATCTTAAAAACTTTTTAGACATATGCTATCCTCTTTATAAATTCTTAAGATTTTATTTAAAATATACTTACAACAACTTTATATAAGCTACTATAAACAATTTTATATATAATATTTTAGAAAATTTAAAAAGGAGATTTTATGTCGAAAATTTTAGTAGCAATTTCAAATGGTTTTGAAGAGATAGAAGCTGTTAGTATAATTGATATTTGCCGTCGCGCGGGAATTGAAGTTATAACTGCTGGAGTTGAAGGTAAAAACTTAGTTGGTGCTCATAATATTAAAATAGAGATGGATAAAAAAATAACTGAAGTAGATTCAAGTGATTTTGATATGATAGTTCTTCCAGGTGGTCTTCCAAATGCTTTTACTTTAGCAGAAGATAAAGACGTTCAAAGACTTTTAAAAGAGTTTAAAGAGAAAAACAAAAAAATAGCAGCTATTTGTGCAGCGCCTTATGCACTGCACAAAGCAGGAGTTTTAAACGAAAACTATACTTGCTATCCTAGTTTTGAAAAAAAGATAAAAGATGATGGTTATCGTGATGATAAAAATGTTGTTACTGATAATAATGTAATAACTTCAAGAGGACCAGCAACTGCTGTTGATTTTGCTTTGGAGATAGTAAAAACTTTAAAAGGTGATGATATTTATTTTCAAGTTAAAACAGGACTTTTAGCATAATTAATATAAGCTCTCTTAGGGCTTGTATTATATTAATATCTTCTCAATAAAATTTTAGATAAAATCTTTACTTAAAAAATAAAATAGAAGATTTATAGAATATGTCAAAAATACCACAATTTACACATTTACATCTGCATACAGAGTATTCACTACTTGATGGTGCAAACAAAATAAAACCACTAGCTAAAAAGATTAAAGAGCTTGGAATGACAAGCGTTGCTATGACTGACCATGGAAATATGTTTGGAACAATAGATTTTTACAACGCTATGAAAGCTGAAGGAATAAAGCCAATAATTGGAATGGAGGCT
Protein-coding regions in this window:
- a CDS encoding CTP synthase — its product is MTKFIFVTGGVLSSLGKGITSASIAAILKQSGFKVSMLKIDPYLNVDPGTMSPLEHGEVFVTADGAETDLDLGNYERFIDRTLTKINSFTTGQVYQSVIKREREGGYLGKTIQVIPHVVDEIKSRIFAAAEGNEFLIIEIGGTVGDIESLPFLEAIRSIRHELPKTNTMNIHVSLVPYIKAAGELKTKPTQHSVQELRRIGITPHMLVCRTEKELPKALKDKLALSCDIDRNAVIEAGDAQSIYQMPLHFIKDGILNPLQEHFNIKIKPNMEKWDTLVKNILVPQDEVNIALVGKYLDLKESYKSLVESLIHAGAHLNTKINIHWCDSERIEDLGVYEVIGNVDAILVAGGFGARGVEGKLKAIQYARENNIVFLGICLGMQLSIVEFGRNVLGLEDANSVEFDENTTNPMIYLIDEFIDQSGHKQLRTSKSPMGGTMRLGEYPFTPLKGSKLQKAYGDKDQYFERHRHRYEANPKYKEALEKAGMIVSGESNGLIEVVELRDHPWFVGVQFHPEFTSHLETPNPIILEFVKQANKPK
- the recJ gene encoding single-stranded-DNA-specific exonuclease RecJ encodes the protein MSKITKQKLFEILNARHLNNPYSKLASIPSPNSFKDIDIASKRVKEAIENKEKITIVGDYDVDGVVSTTIMLEFFDFIGVKVDYIIPNRFEHGYGLSPKIANMIDSGLVITVDNGISAYEASIILKDKNIDLIITDHHTVGDKLPVALAIINPKQKDCNFEFKEICGAQVAWYFCAAIKKQMNLNVDMSSFLDLLSLAIIADIMPMTTLNYTMVKQGLKKMKLSSREAFKLLNQSLAKDILASDDVGFMIAPKINSAGRMDDASIALEFLLSKSQNSAYESLALLDELNNYRKALQEEITLKAQSQIKNEDRAIVVWGEDWHEGVIGIVASKLSNKYKKPAFIFSIKDNLAKGSARANSSINLYDLISNAKDILNGFGGHKNAAGLSLNALKLEEFKDIINKSLDNFEDNLHDELETLGELDVQSVDLEFLDIIESFEPYGLENERPIFKVSNANLIKYELIGRDKNHLKLILNSDGYLFEAIKFNEKSLDLKESLDLILSISKNEFRGVVKPQFLIQEIL
- a CDS encoding FlgO family outer membrane protein, whose protein sequence is MPQLFLKKLGLILALAFFSFFLVSCSYKNPITKATNFHLMITNMVDKPSLNLSRHIYLDDVVLVSDFVNVDNLKNRSELGFLLSNMLKDTLASKNIITREVELTKEFEFGKSGLNVLTREHKKILSDEVDSRYALVGSYSITSKTLNIFIKLIELRSGNIVGSAFERTQIDDEILNLEGFLNPENQKELEKEKFLRENTRRPLVL
- a CDS encoding FlgO family outer membrane protein; this encodes MSKKFLRFSILLVVISVFAGCSHKNKDTKSEYDKVKSMSDGMNIANFKQNKVVVQNTLEATIASLATQMVTNRKVDTNKSIIVTSFVQLDKFKQTSEFGRVIGESMIDELSNKGFSVTEFRGQLAVSVNDKGEYFLSRERKDLKSEIPSNYVVVGTYSRQLGKIILNARIIDNITGKVISSARATYNHNYANDCVIFGDCPPLRTIKIVDEKR
- a CDS encoding DJ-1 family glyoxalase III, which gives rise to MSKILVAISNGFEEIEAVSIIDICRRAGIEVITAGVEGKNLVGAHNIKIEMDKKITEVDSSDFDMIVLPGGLPNAFTLAEDKDVQRLLKEFKEKNKKIAAICAAPYALHKAGVLNENYTCYPSFEKKIKDDGYRDDKNVVTDNNVITSRGPATAVDFALEIVKTLKGDDIYFQVKTGLLA